One region of Marivirga arenosa genomic DNA includes:
- a CDS encoding DUF1643 domain-containing protein encodes MKWIYETDKSGEYRYSLGKKGKNTLLCIGVNPSHAKPEEYDGTVSSVERIAKHNQFDSWLMLNLYPQRSADPKLLHQRIIKKYHETNLEIIESHLENDELTIWAAWGNLIDSRDFLKHCLSDIFNMSQFYDCKWLSAGDPLKAGHPRHPLYLIKNTVLTDFDMEHYMENVIQPEDDKS; translated from the coding sequence ATGAAGTGGATTTATGAGACCGACAAAAGCGGAGAATACCGTTATTCTTTAGGGAAAAAAGGAAAAAATACACTGCTATGCATTGGCGTGAATCCTAGTCATGCGAAACCAGAGGAATATGACGGAACAGTTTCATCCGTGGAAAGAATTGCTAAGCACAACCAATTTGATAGCTGGTTGATGTTAAATCTGTACCCGCAAAGAAGTGCTGATCCAAAGTTATTGCACCAACGAATCATCAAAAAGTATCACGAAACAAATTTAGAGATCATCGAATCTCATTTAGAAAATGATGAGCTAACGATTTGGGCTGCCTGGGGTAACTTAATTGATTCCAGAGATTTCTTAAAGCACTGCCTATCGGATATCTTCAACATGAGCCAATTTTACGATTGTAAATGGTTGTCAGCAGGCGATCCTCTAAAAGCAGGACATCCTCGGCATCCATTATATTTAATAAAAAATACAGTTCTAACCGACTTCGATATGGAACATTATATGGAAAATGTTATTCAACCTGAGGATGATAAATCCTAG
- a CDS encoding helix-turn-helix transcriptional regulator: MKNRVKVLRAEHNITQADLANAVQVSRQTINAIEKEKFDPSLDLAFKLSKYFSKAIEEIFQYE; this comes from the coding sequence ATGAAAAATCGAGTTAAAGTATTAAGAGCGGAGCACAATATCACTCAGGCTGATTTAGCTAATGCGGTACAAGTATCAAGGCAAACCATTAATGCAATTGAAAAGGAGAAATTTGATCCCAGCTTAGATTTGGCATTTAAACTTTCAAAGTATTTTTCAAAAGCTATTGAAGAGATTTTTCAATATGAATAG
- a CDS encoding LytR/AlgR family response regulator transcription factor, translating into MLSILKRPHPFIFNSGSILIPGIFTFILISLFRPLGFNSLPTTYVLAFALGLGLIASTMVWLTVKTFKLLFPKLMDEDLWTLGKEIMLIFTVLLVIVFTIFIIFLSIDVLDNDPVSLFRMVFVKTLLFSIFPILIMVLFEQYNYQRNQLKVANELSQKVKLEQKHTENMHSIVAENGQPVLHLKSDEILWAQSDGNYLELFYLESGEKVTKELIRNRLKNLVDQLPDETFFHCHKSYMINLNHIQKVQGNARNFEVVLRYGNIRIPVARSKSFELKEKINRSI; encoded by the coding sequence ATGCTTTCAATCTTAAAAAGACCGCATCCTTTTATTTTCAATTCCGGGAGTATTCTCATTCCTGGAATTTTTACTTTCATTCTAATTAGTCTTTTCAGACCTCTAGGTTTCAATAGTCTGCCTACCACTTATGTTTTGGCTTTTGCATTGGGCCTCGGCTTAATTGCTTCAACTATGGTTTGGCTGACAGTTAAAACTTTTAAACTGCTGTTTCCTAAATTAATGGATGAAGATTTATGGACTTTAGGCAAGGAAATTATGCTGATTTTTACAGTGCTTCTGGTAATAGTGTTCACTATTTTTATCATTTTTTTAAGCATTGATGTTTTGGATAATGACCCAGTTTCCCTTTTTAGAATGGTATTTGTAAAAACATTATTGTTTAGCATATTTCCCATACTAATTATGGTGCTTTTTGAACAGTATAATTATCAACGAAATCAACTCAAGGTAGCTAATGAGCTAAGTCAAAAAGTGAAGCTAGAACAAAAGCACACAGAAAATATGCATTCAATTGTGGCTGAAAATGGCCAGCCTGTATTGCACTTGAAAAGTGATGAAATCCTTTGGGCACAGTCAGATGGAAATTACCTTGAGCTATTTTATCTAGAGTCAGGAGAAAAAGTTACAAAAGAGTTGATTCGAAACAGATTAAAGAATTTGGTAGATCAACTTCCCGATGAAACATTTTTTCATTGTCATAAGAGTTATATGATTAATCTTAATCACATTCAGAAAGTGCAGGGCAATGCCCGAAACTTTGAAGTAGTGCTTAGATATGGGAATATTCGGATACCTGTAGCCAGATCAAAATCTTTTGAATTAAAGGAAAAAATCAATCGATCTATATAG